A window of the Brassica napus cultivar Da-Ae chromosome A2, Da-Ae, whole genome shotgun sequence genome harbors these coding sequences:
- the LOC106390512 gene encoding probable DNA replication complex GINS protein PSF1, which produces MYGRKGYQLVKDFASGEKGQLKPFNSKLFDETIEESRQNQRLIQSLMRKMEQEGLDVQNNRNADYYGALVHHLSLIRNKRCLMAYVHNRADIVRDLGWRVGLELPPEIQEKLTTLEKEYFKNHSAAIKSYMGKAGIDLNVDMVPPKDPYIKVRVVGDIDDGIVMSDKTTNFARHSMHFLKRTDAEPYIARGQMEELTG; this is translated from the exons ATGTACGGGAGAAAAGGGTATCAGCTGGTTAAGGATTTTGCGAGTGGAGAGAAGGGTCAGCTCAAACCTTTCAAT AGCAAGCTCTTTGATGAGACAATCGAAGAAAGCAGGCAGAATCAACGTCTCATCCAGTCTCTCATGAG GAAAATGGAACAAGAAGGGTTGGATGTTCAGAACAATAGAAACGCTGACTACTATGGAGCACTCGTTCATCACCTTTCTTTGATCCGCAACAAGCGCTGCCTCATGGCCTATGT GCACAATAGAGCCGACATTGTGCGTGATTTGGGGTGGAGAGTAGGACTTGAACTCCCACCTGAGATCCAAGAGAAGCTCACCACACTCGAGAAGGAGTACTTCAAGAACCATTCCGCTGCTATCAAATCCTACATGGGGAAAGCAGGAATCGATTTGAATGTC GATATGGTGCCTCCAAAGGATCCGTACATTAAGGTCAGAGTTGTGGGAGATATCGACGATGGAATTGTGATGAGTGACAAGACAACAAATTTCGCACGTCACTCTATGCATTTCCTCAAACGAACTGATGCAGAACCCTACATTGCTCGG GGGCAAATGGAGGAGCTGACAGGTTGA